One segment of Streptomyces sp. NBC_00576 DNA contains the following:
- the hisC gene encoding histidinol-phosphate transaminase, giving the protein MSETSPKLRAELAGIPTYKPGRPAAAGGPVAYKLSSNENPYPPLPGVLETVTAAAGAFNRYPDMACTELMNELAERFAVPVSHVATGTGSVGVAQQLVQSTSGPGDEVIYAWRSFEAYPIITQIGGATSVKVPLTPGDVHDLDAMADAITDRTRLIFVCNPNNPTGTAVRRAELERFLDRVPGDVLVVIDEAYKEFVRDIEVPDGVTLYRDRPNVCVLRTFSKAYGLAGLRVGFAIAHEPVAAALRKTAVPFGVSQLAQDAAVASLRAEDALLGRVGSLVSERTRVVDGLRGQGWTVPETQANFVWLRLGERTVDFAAVCERAGVVVRPFPGEGVRVTVGETEANDIFLKTAEMFHKEF; this is encoded by the coding sequence GTGAGCGAGACGAGCCCCAAGCTGCGCGCCGAGCTGGCGGGTATCCCCACGTACAAGCCGGGCAGGCCGGCGGCGGCCGGCGGCCCCGTGGCCTACAAGCTGTCCTCGAACGAGAACCCGTATCCGCCGCTGCCCGGCGTGCTGGAGACCGTTACGGCCGCGGCAGGGGCCTTCAACCGCTACCCGGACATGGCCTGTACGGAGCTCATGAACGAGCTGGCCGAACGTTTCGCCGTGCCGGTCTCCCATGTCGCCACCGGCACCGGCTCGGTCGGCGTCGCACAGCAGCTGGTGCAGTCCACCAGCGGGCCCGGCGACGAGGTGATCTATGCCTGGCGGTCCTTCGAGGCCTATCCGATCATCACGCAGATCGGTGGCGCCACGTCGGTCAAGGTCCCGTTGACTCCCGGGGACGTGCACGACCTCGACGCGATGGCGGACGCGATCACCGACCGCACCCGGTTGATCTTCGTCTGCAACCCCAACAACCCGACCGGAACGGCCGTCCGGCGGGCCGAGCTGGAGCGGTTCCTGGACCGGGTGCCCGGTGATGTGCTGGTGGTGATAGACGAGGCGTACAAGGAGTTCGTTCGCGATATCGAGGTGCCGGACGGCGTCACGCTCTACCGCGACCGGCCGAACGTCTGTGTGTTGCGGACCTTCTCCAAGGCGTACGGCCTCGCCGGGCTCAGGGTCGGGTTCGCGATCGCGCACGAGCCGGTGGCGGCGGCGCTGCGCAAGACGGCGGTGCCGTTCGGGGTGAGCCAGCTCGCCCAGGACGCGGCGGTGGCCTCGCTGCGGGCCGAGGACGCGCTGCTCGGCCGGGTCGGTTCGCTGGTGTCCGAGCGCACGCGGGTGGTCGACGGTCTGCGCGGCCAGGGCTGGACGGTGCCAGAGACCCAGGCGAACTTCGTGTGGCTGCGGCTGGGGGAGCGCACGGTGGACTTCGCGGCGGTGTGCGAGCGGGCCGGGGTGGTCGTCCGGCCGTTCCCGGGCGAGGGGGTTCGGGTGACGGTTGGCGAGACCGAGGCGAACGACATCTTCCTGAAGACCGCGGAGATGTTCCACAAGGAGTTCTAG
- a CDS encoding cytochrome ubiquinol oxidase subunit I: protein MDIALAPETLARWQFGITTVYHFLFVPLTISLAALTAGLQTAWVRTEKEKYLKATKFWGKLFLINIAMGVVTGIVQEFQFGMNWSDYSRFVGDVFGAPLAFEALIAFFFESTFIGLWIFGWDKLPKRIHLACIWMVSIGTILSAYFILAANSWMQHPVGYRINEQKGRAELTDFWLVLTQNTALTQVFHTLSAAFLTGGAFMVGIAAFHLTRKKHIDVMKTSLRLGLVTVVIGGLLTAVSGDTLGKVMFKQQPMKMAAAEALWDGEAPAPFSVFAYGDVEKGHNKVAIEIPGLLSFLANDDFTSYVPGINDVNKAEQEKFGPGDYRPNIPVAYWGFRWMIGFGMTSFAIGLAGLWLTRKKFMLPQHLRVGDDEVPHLSLIPGKVLGPTLTKWYWRIAILTLGFPLIASSWGWIFTEMGRQPWVVYGIFQTRDAVSPGVSQGEILTSMIVFTSLYAILAVIEVKLLVKYVKAGPPELTEADLNPPTKIGGDSQDADKPMAFSY from the coding sequence GTGGACATCGCTCTGGCGCCGGAGACTCTGGCGCGATGGCAGTTCGGCATCACCACCGTCTACCACTTCCTGTTCGTCCCGCTGACGATCTCCCTTGCCGCGCTCACCGCCGGCCTGCAGACCGCCTGGGTGCGCACGGAGAAGGAGAAGTACCTCAAGGCCACCAAATTCTGGGGCAAGCTCTTCCTGATCAACATCGCGATGGGTGTCGTCACCGGCATCGTGCAGGAGTTCCAGTTCGGCATGAACTGGTCCGACTACTCGCGCTTCGTCGGCGATGTCTTCGGTGCCCCGCTCGCCTTCGAGGCACTGATCGCCTTCTTCTTCGAGTCCACCTTCATCGGGCTGTGGATCTTCGGCTGGGACAAGCTCCCGAAGCGGATCCACCTGGCCTGCATCTGGATGGTCTCGATCGGCACGATCCTGTCGGCGTATTTCATCCTCGCGGCCAACTCCTGGATGCAGCACCCCGTCGGCTACCGGATCAACGAGCAGAAGGGTCGCGCCGAACTCACCGACTTCTGGTTGGTCCTCACCCAGAACACCGCGCTGACCCAGGTCTTCCACACCCTCTCCGCGGCCTTCCTCACGGGCGGCGCTTTCATGGTCGGCATCGCCGCCTTCCATCTGACACGCAAGAAGCACATCGACGTGATGAAGACCTCGCTGCGGCTCGGCCTGGTCACCGTGGTCATCGGCGGTCTGCTCACCGCGGTCAGTGGCGACACCCTCGGCAAGGTGATGTTCAAGCAGCAGCCGATGAAGATGGCCGCCGCCGAGGCCCTCTGGGACGGCGAGGCGCCCGCGCCCTTCTCGGTCTTCGCCTACGGCGACGTGGAGAAGGGCCACAACAAGGTCGCCATCGAGATCCCGGGCCTGCTGTCCTTCCTCGCCAACGACGACTTCACCTCGTACGTCCCTGGCATCAACGACGTCAACAAGGCCGAGCAGGAGAAGTTCGGGCCCGGCGACTACCGGCCCAACATCCCGGTCGCCTACTGGGGCTTCCGCTGGATGATCGGCTTCGGGATGACGTCCTTCGCGATCGGGCTGGCCGGTCTCTGGCTGACCCGCAAGAAGTTCATGCTGCCGCAGCATCTGCGGGTCGGCGACGACGAGGTGCCCCACCTCTCGCTGATCCCCGGCAAGGTGCTCGGCCCGACGCTCACCAAGTGGTACTGGCGCATCGCGATCCTCACCCTGGGCTTCCCGCTGATCGCCAGCTCGTGGGGCTGGATCTTCACCGAGATGGGCCGTCAGCCGTGGGTCGTGTACGGCATCTTCCAGACAAGGGACGCGGTCTCCCCCGGAGTCTCGCAGGGCGAGATCCTCACCTCGATGATCGTCTTCACCTCGCTCTACGCGATTCTCGCCGTCATCGAGGTGAAGCTCCTCGTGAAGTACGTCAAGGCCGGGCCGCCCGAACTGACCGAGGCCGACCTCAACCCGCCCACGAAGATCGGCGGCGACTCCCAGGACGCCGACAAGCCGATGGCCTTCTCCTACTAG